The Poecilia reticulata strain Guanapo linkage group LG10, Guppy_female_1.0+MT, whole genome shotgun sequence sequence ATTCAACTACTGCTGCACCTCTGCTAAATTCAACTACAAGCTCCTTGGTGGAGGTGAGAGAGATGATGGAAAAGTATCCAATTAGTCCAGTCCAGAGTAAAAGGTAAAAGTGTGGCTGTGGGCTTGAATATCTCctaccagactggaaggagttgACAGGATGTGACGTTTCTCTTCATTCGGTGTATGGTTTAGCTCACCAATCTGGTTCAGTTGGCAAATCAGAATCCAGGATCTGGAACTGGACCTGAAGCAGGAACCTAGAATGTGTAAAACAGGCCTGATAATCAACCCTGGGTTTGTCAATATCAAAAATCATTCTATACATGTACAtatcttttctttcttatcACTGTAGTGAATAAGTTTATATTATAGAGATAATTAAAATCATGCCAGTACTCaatattcatttttacatttctcaatatttcattttagcaTACAATAGAAATAGTATTTTACCATTCaaagtattttcagtttaaatgcatcaaggtaacaaaacatattcagatCAAGTTAGTTTAATGAAATAACCAGGTTTAACAATAGTTTAACAATAACCAGGAGGCTAGCGCTAGCATGCTAGCTCCCAAACAAACGCTCACTAGTTCCCACTTGTCAAACCGTGTCATCAGTTGAAGGTTTTGATCTACAATCACACAAACCCTTTTCTAAAAGTTGAGAGGCATATCAGTGAGAGACAGCAATATGAACATTTGATAGAGGCTTATAAGAAGCCTACCTGCAGCAGGGACTGACAGCCCGGTGAGCAGCACCCcatgggtgcgttcacactgcagcctgaagtgaccaaTTCCGGTTTTTTTTCCGGGACCGTTCACACTgcccagcacctcccgaccccactgagggacaagggtgcaagaaaatggatggatggatggacggacgttcacactgccagtaaatgcgacgggcaaacgacctgaaagtgtcccgcatgcgcactagagggcgcaatagcgtcagcgttctcagtgttctacCAACCGCCATacaaagaagaagtgctcagtctttgctgaagtaaacatggaggctaacggtggagcttagcttacatatttgaagttgttgccGGGCCAGAGCAACATATTAACTtcatcctcatatagtccgttatggttgtttttcttcccgcttgcgcatATGAGGAGACAGAAttgtgagatttgttgagaatcagtgacgttcagttcggatgaatgcgacctggacgttaggtggctttttgtcacattcgaaaaagaatccgacctgtgctgttcacactgccatgaaaagatcggaattgggtcactaaAGGCTTTAGTGTGAATGCACCCCATGACAGGAGCAGCTGTCTATTAAGACGCTGACCTACGGCTGGTCATGTGACACTGAAACCACGCGAGAACAGACACACTTAATGGTGTTTgttctttggtttatttttgctgttataCGCATTCAGATTTTAAGTGTTTCAGGAACCCCCTATCATTCATAGAACTTCTTTCATGTGAACTGTGGATACTGCCTTTAGCGTTGGGGATGCCTGTGCTGCTACAACATAGTTTGCATCACAGTTAGCCAGTTAAACAACTTGCACACAAGAATAGTTTTATTTCCCAGTGTCCAGTTAAATTTTTGAAGCCAAAATTAGAGTGGGCCGAGAAGCAGCTTTGTGGATGGAAACCAGGATATGCCCCAAAACGATTCATCACATCTCAGGAACTGCAGAGTTCCTGAGATTTCAGAGAATAATCTGcagatctaaaaataaacactcatATTAATGAGAAATGAATATGGGACACAGTGAAAAATTGACTTTTCACTGTGAATATCCTTCCGAAAACATGCCATGGCAGTGTAATGAAGAGGGCTTCATTACTGGGACTGTATTTACTTAAGTCActgtatagcactttaaaagCACTTCATAAGACACCATTTATAGGTTCCGGGAGAGGCCATTGAAAGTGGGGGGAGGAAATTGTTTAtgggttttttgttgtgtttcatttggtgtaagataaaatattataaaaagtaaatttaaatgtttatatttagtaaaatgtattttatttaaataggtggaGATTTGTTAAGTGAGATCCCCCTGTGAATTGGAGGTGGTTGGGTCCAACACAGCTGAAACTATTTAAGCCTGCAGTTTCCCCTGTGAaatgtgggagtgtgtgtgtgttgatgctGTGAGAAGAATAAACCCACTGCTGTTTCCACCTGACTCTGCCTCAAGTAGTCTGTAACTGTAAAATCCAACCGCAAAAGGCCGCCTTGTTACAGCAGTCCAGAACCTCTAGAAAACCACAATACAAGTTACCATGTTTCACAGAAATTTGATAGATGtataatttgaaacatttccaGGCAAACATTTGAAGTGAGAGGTTTCAGCACATTCTATCACCATCGTTCCCATCTGAAATTTCTCAAGTTTTTAACTGAGATTTGATTTTTCATCCCTTTTATCTCAAAATAGATGGTCATTTCATCTAATAAttgttttcacaacaaaataagAATCAATACCACTAAGAAGTACTCTGtcattgtttctgtcatttagaTGAGCCTTCCCCAGTTATGATGATATGACTTTGAGGTTTAGTCCTTTATTTCACTACCTTagctttttgtgcattttataaAGGTGAAACCTTTGATCCTCACTCGTTTACTACCACAGAGTTCACTCATGTCTCCTGCATAGATCACCTTTGCAGTAAAACTGTTTATGTGAAAGCTGTAGCGTCATCATCCAATTATGTTGGTGAATTTCTAATAGTTGTCTTTGgttgaaacatattttcttaattactAAACCCCTTTAAATAATAGAAATACAGCATGTGATTTCTTtcatactttaaatatttattgatttcCCTTCTCTGAAATATGATGATGTATGCACTATAGAATATTGTAGCATCTGATAAGCATTATACatgtaaattatttgtattcttTGTGGtcttcaaagacaaaagaaaaactaaactaatgGTGGTGCTACTGAAAAGTCCATAGCacaaaaacattgtaatttTCTGCGTAATAAAGTTTTGCTATGCCGTGAGAAACCTTCCTTGTAGTTCTTGACCCATGTGGTACCTGTAGAACAGAACAAATAAACCTGTCAAATATTCAAATTACTACATGAAAGCACAAAACCTAGAATAGAAGCTCACTGTACAAACAGGAAATGACTTGTTATTGTATATTTTACGATAACCAATCAAATGCATTTGACACTATGGACTGCCACGCCTCCCCAGGTCACTAAAGGATCAAGAATCAGAATGAAGACATTGTGACGATGACTCTGCTGTTGCTCACACTGTTACTTCTTCATCAAGGATGTAAGTAATACAGATGTATAAAGTTTGAaagatatgtttttgtttcatattatcaaagatgtttttttttttgttcaaagtaacatttttcatgttgtaCCAGTGTTACATATTTTCtacctgcttcttttttttcatattgcaGACACTTTGGTTCCAATTGTCACAGTTGAACTTGGTGAACCTGTGACTTTGACTTGTGCTTTTACTGACAATTTTCAGAGCACCACATGGCTTCACTGGTACAAGCAGAATGCAGGCGACACTCTGAATTTGATTGTAAGTCAGCAACATTACATAAAACCCACTTACGGACCAGAATTCTCAGCTTCCAGATTTAATGcgacaaacacaaagaaaatgagcAATCTAACAATTTTGAAAACAGTTCAAGAAGATGAAGGAATGTATCACTGTACTCAAACGGACATGTATGGATCTACCAGCAGTGGGACCTATTTGTCGATAAAAGGtaatcaatgtaaaaaaaaaccctcaaaaatTCATTGTTGCAGTGTGTCTGAACATCCAATGATGACAGTTGGACATCAAATATTGATGAtgaatattcattttatttttaatattttacacaagTATACAATCAACAATTTTAACAGATGTACAATGAAACCgtttttatgaaaatgcttgaaaatatttttggataaaaatgttGCTCACACTAATACAGGTcaaagcttgttttatttttccaaaacctATAGTCTCTTTGCCAAACGTAGAAAAATGcccttgtttttaatttaattactatTTGTAATcttgcacatatttttttacatatatattttttataaaatctgatTCGTCATAGTTATGTGTTAGAGACTACTTTTATCTGCCCTGCAttttaatctgaataaaaaacaaccatCTTGTTCTCCACATATTTGAGACAAAATAGCTAAGTATGAAATGATTCCTTTAGGAAGTTACTAATCTAATGTCCCAATTTCTTTGAATTCTTAGGTGTACAGAGTGTAGATTATCATAATCAaagtatatttgttttctcattttgataGTAAATTCTGAGAGGACCATGAGCTACACTGTTGTTCAGCAGCCAGCAGTTTCTCATCCCCGTCGTCCAAACGACTCGATGACCCTGCAGTGTTTGGTTCTCTCTAATTCAACAAACACGACCTGTTCAGAAGAACCTCGTGTGTTCTGGTTCAAAGCCGGATCAAATAAATCTCACCCAGATATTATCTacactgatggaaaaaaagctGGAAATTGTGACAAGAGGTTTGACTCTCAggataaatgtatttataacttCTCTAAGAGCTTCAGTTCCTCTGATGCCGGGACGTATTACTGTGCTGTGGCCACTTGTGGACAGATAGTATTTGGAAATGGAACAAGTCTTAAAAATGGTATGAATTTGTaccagttaaatattttacgAAACAGCCAAAATCGGAACAAATAAATTATCTATTGTAGAAGCAATGACATTCTTTTCCTTTGTTCTCCagataaaacatcaaaaatcagCATGTTGCTGGTCACAGTAATCTGCCTGGTCATTTCTTTGACTGGTAATATCGCTCTATTCTGCTTTCGAATGCAAAGATCATCATGTCAGCGCTATAAAGGTTTGTGTTGTACGTTTTGAAGAAGTGATTAGAGCACAAGAATTGATAATTTAGctatttagaaataaacaaatacactCAAAATAAGAAATCATGTTTGTTCTATGTTTACAGAAAGTTCTTCTTCACAAACAAGAGGAAATATTAACCAAAAACCAGAGGACGCTGTAAGTAATAACACTATTTTTACTGCCAAATTTGTGGTTTGGAATGCTAAAAAGCTGAACAATAAAAggtacatttgaaatgaaagtttatttttctaaacagaCTGAAGCTGGACCTGATCTGAACTACGCTGCATTACATTTCTCTGAAGGGAGAACATcaagaggaaagaagaagagagagctgatgaCTGAAGACAGTGTGTATTCACAGGTTAAAGGATCCGTGTGAacatgtgtgtgtaaatgtgtatgGAAACTCAAATATTAATACATGTTTATGCTgttactaataaaaaataaagatttgtgGATTCAGTTTAAACTTCTAATGAAAGTGAAGTGTGTAAAATCAGAATGTTTAACATGATTTTGCCTACATGGCATGTTCtttatgttaaatatattaagtagaaatatttaaaatttaattaccTTCATGTATTTAAATCTCTTCCACTccaactttgtattaaatgtATAGCTTCTAAAGTTAATATACATACAACACACAAAATTGTGCAATTAAAATTAACGTGGGGTAGTGCTCTAAATTTAATTAttggtttttaacaaaaaaaaaaatagaggaagCAATAGTCTTGATACATTCAGTCAAATCGTTATAAAGTTGTGTAAATTATTGCAAATATGCAAAAGGTTTTCATATAGGATGTTGGAGGTGCTTTATataacaattttcttttaatcaattatttggTGCAGATTTACTCTCCTTGATAACATACCGTAGATGTAGAGAACCAAACCTCATCCTGTGGACTTTAGTTCTTGTGTTGTCACATTTTGCAGTTGGTTgtgtttcctgtattttttaaattaattagtgTCCTAACTATTGAACCCTGGAACATTCtggcttttttaaataaaactaaaaagtcTGTGTCagttttttaagacaaaataattaactCAACTTTAATCTGAACTGGATAAGCAAGTATTTTCAATGTTTCTGAACCAAGAAAAGCATCATACAGTAAGTATGACCAACATGTATTAAGGTAGCATGGAAATCACAGTGATAACTAGGGATGGCTATGAAATGGTAAAACCTGTCTCCATGAGGCACATTTACTCACAAAAGCCCTCAAAACCGATCTTTCTTATTTGCAATCATGTCTTTTTCCATcttgttgtattttctttcctcAAACAGTGCCTCTGCTTTTCTGTCATCATATCATCATATTATCACATCGTTTTCTTGGACATCAACAAATTTGGTAGAGAAGTTGACACTGCTACGTATATTTAAGGTGAAACTTATGGAGTTTGTCGAGTGTTTATATTCAAAACAGAATTGCACATTTCACATCCCATATGAATTTGGAGCATTACACTTTTCTATTCTAGGATGCCTCCACCATGATTATTTCCCTTAAAGCTAACAACTGGCTCCATTAAAGGAGGAGTATCAgcgccctcttctggatggCAGCCACACTACGACACAGGAAGAAGGTCTAAGAGGACGTTAGGAGTTTATCGAATAGAACAATTTGAATCTAACAAACCATTATTCAACAATTGAATAATGGTTCAATTGTTGCCTATTGcctattatttgttttttaaccgTAATGTTGACCACTGATAGGTATAAATATCTCTTTTGAGCTATTCTAGTAGCTGATCAGACGATACAAACTCATTCAACTCTCCAAGCGGGTATACGTGTTCAGGAATAATAGAAAAATGGTAGTTCTCAAAACTACTACCGAAAATAACAAGTAGGAATAAACTCACTCTAATGTATACAGTTCTGTAAatgatattaacacttttacAATGTGTCATAAACTTCTTTTACTTATGACAAGAAATGAGACAGGCATCTCCCAAAAGACAATAAGACAAAGTAAAAGGAACATCACTCTTGTATTTATCTGTTTTCAAGTTGTTATCCTTCTAGTAATAACTGGagaaatctttattgtcattaaagTTGTGAAACCCTTTTCTAATTGCtgctaacatttttttaaggtttcatTGTGTTATGGAAATTTCATTATCAAAGAATGAGAAGCTGTTTCAATaataagagaaagattaatctttgtctttaagtttttattcaaaGGCAAAAGCGTTCGAAGACCCTTCTTACTGAGCGCAGTCAGGAGA is a genomic window containing:
- the LOC103471762 gene encoding uncharacterized protein LOC103471762, which produces MTLLLLTLLLLHQGYTLVPIVTVELGEPVTLTCAFTDNFQSTTWLHWYKQNAGDTLNLIVSQQHYIKPTYGPEFSASRFNATNTKKMSNLTILKTVQEDEGMYHCTQTDMYGSTSSGTYLSIKVNSERTMSYTVVQQPAVSHPRRPNDSMTLQCLVLSNSTNTTCSEEPRVFWFKAGSNKSHPDIIYTDGKKAGNCDKRFDSQDKCIYNFSKSFSSSDAGTYYCAVATCGQIVFGNGTSLKNDKTSKISMLLVTVICLVISLTGNIALFCFRMQRSSCQRYKESSSSQTRGNINQKPEDATEAGPDLNYAALHFSEGRTSRGKKKRELMTEDSVYSQVKGSV